The following coding sequences are from one Ornithodoros turicata isolate Travis chromosome 1, ASM3712646v1, whole genome shotgun sequence window:
- the LOC135391346 gene encoding uncharacterized protein LOC135391346 → MRRTNLFWSLKRGGLGLVNLEIKMKVQRFLYFRDNSDPFLRSGLQALGGDHLSRWTVLAGCYLGKKHVRAFYREVAAAVRFFEQRFSWEYLCTVKKKNLYWDTIETVLPDPLYRHPGLSPLAENVLRRLRRFPVPTGTKDMFIRFHCEVLPVKVWLRKKGFFVPWSLNCDLCGAEETLFHVFVTCKRARDFWDDFRLHTKLDVNIDWMSLKYLVFDAYSENDAAATLVVSGLHGIWRFRMAIADCKVNPKTPWNCFMGTLAWIEATLVAQTDAADTLTDALKLLFETMKKEKTTPRKAE, encoded by the coding sequence ATGCGAAGAACCAACCTCTTCTGGAGTTTGAAGAGAGGGGGACTTGGGCTAGTCAATCTGGAGATTAAGATGAAGGTCCAACGCTTCCTCTACTTTAGAGACAACTCCGACCCATTCTTAAGAAGTGGCTTACAAGCGCTCGGCGGAGATCACCTATCTAGGTGGACGGTGCTAGCGGGATGCTACCTAGGAAAGAAACATGTAAGAGCTTTCTACCGAGAGGTTGCTGCTGCAGTCAGATTCTTCGAGCAGCGATTTTCCTGGGAGTATCTCTGTACAGTGAAAAAGAAGAATCTCTACTGGGACACTATAGAGACTGTCCTACCAGACCCCCTGTACCGGCACCCCGGCCTTTCGCCACTGGCTGAGAACGTCCTTCGGAGGCTTCGAAGGTTCCCCGTTCCAACGGGCACCAAGGATATGTTCATCAGATTCCATTGCGAGGTACTGCCAGTCAAAGTGTGGCTTCGGAAAAAAGGGTTCTTCGTGCCGTGGTCTTTGAATTGCGACCTGTGCGGAGCAGAGGAGACTCTCTTCCATGTATTCGTAACGTGCAAAAGAGCCAGGGACTTCTGGGATGATTTTCGACTGCATACGAAGCTCGATGTAAACATCGACTGGATGTCCCTGAAGTACTTGGTGTTCGACGCCTATTCTGAGAACGACGCTGCAGCTACCCTAGTGGTAAGTGGACTCCATGGAATATGGCGCTTTCGTATGGCCATCGCAGACTGCAAAGTGAATCCAAAAACGCCATGGAACTGCTTCATGGGTACCCTTGCTTGGATAGAGGCTACTTTGGTCGCTCAAACAGATGCTGCAGACACTCTCACAGACGCTTTGAAGTTACTCTTCGAAACAATGAAGAAAGAGAAGACAACCCCAAGGAAAGCTGAGTGA